The Acidimicrobiales bacterium genome includes a window with the following:
- the nrdR gene encoding transcriptional regulator NrdR, giving the protein MRCPSCGGDEDRVVDSREVEHGAAIRRRRECRRCGYRFTTFERLSASLLFVKKRSGEREPFDREKVAAGVRSACKNRPVTPGAIERLAAAVEQQLRTAGPEVSSQQVGVAVLDHLRELDDVAYLRFASVYKGFEEAGDFAREAGLLTKQTAPKQHELA; this is encoded by the coding sequence ATGCGGTGTCCCTCCTGTGGCGGCGACGAGGACCGCGTCGTCGACTCGCGCGAGGTGGAGCACGGTGCCGCGATCCGCCGTCGCCGGGAGTGCCGTCGCTGCGGCTACCGCTTCACCACCTTCGAGCGCCTCTCGGCGAGCCTGTTGTTCGTGAAGAAGCGCTCCGGGGAGCGCGAGCCCTTCGACCGGGAGAAGGTCGCGGCGGGCGTCCGTTCGGCGTGCAAGAACCGGCCGGTGACACCCGGGGCGATCGAGCGACTCGCCGCCGCGGTCGAACAGCAGCTGCGCACCGCCGGGCCGGAGGTCTCGAGCCAACAGGTCGGCGTGGCCGTCCTCGACCACCTGCGAGAGCTCGACGACGTCGCCTACCTGCGCTTCGCCAGCGTCTACAAGGGCTTCGAGGAGGCCGGGGACTTCGCGCGCGAGGCGGGGCTGCTCACCAAGCAGACCGCGCCGAAGCAGCACGAGCTGGCCTGA
- a CDS encoding LysM domain-containing protein → MAALPTTFPGTRRHPSARPALRLVTGGEPSTRRSASPVAYAPIGREAAPRPRPVAQGSGRAATSLHPARSEHSSPTRALSSAPARHRRHGLLPACATFALLLATWFGAGALRGGAPVPAHLAGSTVSGRAVVYVVRPGDTLWSIATRLEPDADPRPLVNALQAETSDGTLVVGETLHLP, encoded by the coding sequence ATGGCGGCGCTGCCCACGACGTTCCCCGGCACCCGGCGACACCCCTCGGCGCGGCCGGCGCTCCGCCTGGTGACGGGCGGCGAGCCCAGCACCCGCCGCTCCGCCTCTCCCGTCGCGTACGCGCCGATCGGACGCGAGGCGGCGCCACGCCCGCGACCCGTGGCGCAGGGCTCGGGCCGGGCGGCCACCTCTCTCCACCCCGCCCGGTCCGAGCACTCGTCACCGACCCGCGCCCTGTCGAGCGCCCCGGCGCGCCACCGCAGGCACGGCCTGCTCCCCGCCTGCGCGACCTTCGCCCTCCTCCTCGCCACCTGGTTCGGCGCCGGCGCGCTGCGCGGCGGCGCCCCCGTCCCCGCCCACCTCGCAGGCTCGACGGTGAGCGGGAGGGCGGTCGTCTACGTCGTCCGCCCGGGCGACACCCTCTGGTCGATCGCCACCCGCCTCGAGCCGGACGCGGACCCGCGGCCCCTCGTCAACGCTCTTCAGGCAGAGACGTCCGACGGCACGCTCGTCGTCGGGGAGACGCTGCACCTTCCCTGA
- the lexA gene encoding transcriptional repressor LexA, producing MAQQTLSGKRRQILEFIAEEIRERGYPPSVREIGEAVGLTSSSTVHSHLQVLQREGFLRRDPTKPRAIAVSFEPSSGAAMAARPVVHVPLVGDVAAGVGVLAEENVEDVLPLPEDLTGLGELFMLRVRGDSMIDLAILEGDYVVVRRQQAAEDGEVVVAGIGDGEATVKTLRHEGREVVLEPANAAYQPMRFSPDEVQVYGKVVTVMRRVGH from the coding sequence ATGGCCCAACAGACGCTCAGCGGCAAGCGTCGCCAGATCCTCGAGTTCATCGCCGAGGAGATCCGCGAGCGCGGCTACCCGCCGTCGGTGCGCGAGATCGGCGAGGCGGTGGGGCTCACCTCGTCCTCCACCGTGCACAGCCATCTGCAGGTGCTCCAGCGCGAGGGCTTCCTGCGCCGCGACCCCACCAAGCCGCGGGCGATCGCCGTCTCGTTCGAGCCGAGCTCCGGCGCGGCGATGGCGGCGCGGCCGGTCGTGCACGTCCCACTCGTCGGCGACGTCGCCGCCGGCGTCGGTGTCCTCGCCGAGGAGAACGTGGAGGACGTCCTCCCCCTCCCCGAGGACCTCACCGGGCTGGGCGAGCTGTTCATGCTGCGGGTGCGCGGCGACTCGATGATCGACCTCGCGATCCTGGAGGGCGACTACGTCGTCGTCCGACGCCAACAGGCCGCGGAGGACGGCGAGGTGGTCGTGGCCGGCATCGGCGACGGCGAGGCGACGGTGAAGACCCTCCGCCACGAGGGGCGCGAGGTCGTGCTCGAGCCGGCGAACGCCGCCTACCAGCCGATGCGCTTCTCCCCCGACGAGGTCCAGGTCTACGGCAAGGTCGTCACCGTGATGCGGCGCGTCGGCCACTGA
- the dapE gene encoding succinyl-diaminopimelate desuccinylase, with amino-acid sequence MHEDLLLETARLVDVPSVSRDEAAMADLVEEELRALPGLEVVRVGNNVVARTALGLAGRVVLAGHLDTVPPAGNERSRVEGDVCHGLGSADMKGGLAVLLALAWGIEAPRRDLTFVFYACEEIARSYSGLRELAAADPGLLAGDAAILLEPTNACIEAGCQGMVRFEVVLGGRRAHSARPWAGVNAVHRLAPVLEAVASFEERRPVIDGCEYRESLQAVDVRAGVAGNVVPDEARLVLSHRFAPDRDENQAAEAIGILLAPALDSSLGDRLEVLDSAPAAAPSLGHPVLAELVAASGQPPAAKIAWTDVAFFSELGVPAANFGPGDPLLAHHPDEQVTRQDLEEVRRALAGVLYG; translated from the coding sequence ATGCACGAGGACCTCCTCCTCGAGACCGCGCGCCTCGTCGACGTCCCCTCGGTGAGCCGCGACGAGGCGGCGATGGCCGATCTCGTCGAGGAGGAGCTGCGCGCGCTCCCCGGCCTCGAGGTGGTGCGCGTCGGCAACAACGTCGTCGCCCGCACCGCCCTCGGCCTCGCGGGGCGGGTGGTGCTCGCCGGCCACCTCGACACCGTCCCGCCGGCCGGCAACGAGCGCTCGCGCGTCGAGGGCGACGTCTGCCACGGCCTCGGCAGCGCCGACATGAAGGGCGGCCTCGCGGTGCTGCTCGCCCTCGCGTGGGGGATCGAGGCCCCGCGGCGCGACCTCACCTTCGTCTTCTACGCCTGCGAGGAGATCGCCCGCTCCTATTCCGGCCTGCGCGAGCTCGCCGCCGCCGACCCCGGCCTCCTCGCCGGCGACGCGGCGATCCTCCTCGAACCGACGAACGCCTGCATCGAGGCGGGCTGCCAGGGCATGGTGCGGTTCGAGGTCGTCCTCGGCGGCCGCCGCGCCCACTCGGCGCGCCCCTGGGCGGGGGTGAACGCCGTGCACCGCCTGGCACCGGTCCTCGAGGCGGTCGCCTCCTTCGAGGAACGGCGGCCGGTGATCGACGGCTGTGAGTACCGCGAGAGCCTGCAGGCCGTGGACGTGCGGGCGGGCGTCGCCGGCAACGTCGTCCCCGACGAGGCGCGCCTCGTCCTCAGCCACCGCTTCGCCCCCGACCGCGACGAGAACCAGGCCGCCGAGGCGATCGGGATACTGCTCGCGCCGGCCCTCGACTCCTCGCTCGGCGACCGCCTCGAGGTCCTCGACTCGGCGCCGGCGGCGGCACCGAGCCTCGGCCACCCGGTCCTCGCCGAGCTCGTCGCGGCGAGCGGTCAGCCTCCAGCGGCGAAGATCGCCTGGACCGACGTGGCCTTCTTCTCCGAGCTCGGGGTGCCCGCCGCGAACTTCGGCCCCGGTGACCCGCTGCTCGCGCACCATCCCGACGAGCAGGTCACCCGCCAGGACCTCGAGGAGGTGCGCCGGGCGCTCGCCGGGGTGCTCTACGGCTGA
- a CDS encoding 2,3,4,5-tetrahydropyridine-2,6-dicarboxylate N-succinyltransferase, whose amino-acid sequence MATLEGSIHELFARIGEVTPRDAEQVALIEEAIGLLDSGEARVAEVDPASDEVVVHEWLKEAILLYFRVREMETTDLGPFEFHDRIPLKHGYEKLGVRVVPGASARYGSYLAPGVVLMPSYTNIGARVGEKTMVDTWATVGSCAQIGANVHLSGGVGIGGVLEPPNATPVVIEDDALVGSRCMITQGARVGRGAVIGEGTILNPSIPVIDGESGEELSRGVVPPWSVAVGAYRRRELPGGEYFLPCVLVLRRLAEGERHDKAQLNEVLRAHGVST is encoded by the coding sequence GTGGCAACCCTCGAAGGCTCGATCCATGAACTCTTCGCGCGCATCGGCGAAGTGACCCCCCGCGACGCCGAGCAGGTCGCGCTCATCGAGGAGGCCATCGGCCTCCTCGACAGCGGCGAGGCGCGCGTCGCCGAGGTCGACCCGGCGAGCGACGAGGTCGTCGTCCACGAATGGCTGAAGGAGGCGATCCTCCTCTACTTCCGGGTGCGCGAGATGGAGACCACCGACCTCGGCCCCTTCGAGTTCCACGACCGCATCCCCTTGAAGCACGGCTACGAGAAGCTCGGGGTGCGGGTCGTCCCCGGCGCCTCTGCCCGCTACGGCTCGTACCTCGCGCCGGGCGTCGTGCTGATGCCGAGCTACACCAACATCGGGGCGCGCGTCGGTGAGAAGACGATGGTCGACACCTGGGCGACGGTCGGCTCCTGCGCGCAGATCGGCGCCAACGTCCACCTCTCGGGCGGGGTGGGGATCGGCGGCGTCCTCGAGCCGCCGAACGCGACCCCCGTCGTCATCGAGGACGACGCCCTCGTCGGCAGCCGCTGCATGATCACCCAGGGCGCGCGCGTCGGGCGGGGCGCGGTGATCGGCGAGGGGACGATCCTCAACCCCTCGATCCCGGTGATCGACGGCGAGAGCGGCGAGGAGCTCTCCCGCGGCGTGGTGCCCCCCTGGAGCGTGGCCGTCGGCGCCTACCGCCGCCGCGAGCTGCCCGGCGGGGAGTACTTCCTCCCGTGCGTCCTCGTCCTCCGCCGCCTCGCCGAGGGCGAGCGCCACGACAAGGCGCAGCTGAACGAGGTCCTGCGGGCGCACGGCGTTTCCACCTGA
- a CDS encoding aminotransferase class I/II-fold pyridoxal phosphate-dependent enzyme: MSEAPSGFIPPTYPYDRLAPIEAICEALPGGMVDLSVGTPGDPPPPQVVEALGTSGAERGYPPSLGSPRLLEAARAYVGRRFDVELERRHVAICIGTKEFVAGIPQWLKLRDPSRDTVLYPGIAYPTYEMGALLAGCRAVAVAARADGSLDLDSVSEADAARALCLWLNSPSNPTGALDDLGAAAAWGRARGVPVLSDECYAEYTWEGRPRTILEHGTEGLLAVHSISKRSNCAGLRVGFYAGDPELVHYLVEVRRHAGFMVPGPIQLAGALALEDDAHVAEQRARYLTRLERVVEMLSGVGVKASIAGGSFYLWVPAPDDERSSEREEGEGPEWGFTRWLARTAGMLVSPGDFYGPAGRGYVRIAVVQPDERIELAAERLAAAG, from the coding sequence GTGAGCGAGGCACCGTCGGGCTTCATCCCGCCGACCTACCCCTACGACCGGCTGGCGCCGATCGAGGCGATCTGCGAGGCGCTCCCCGGGGGGATGGTCGACCTCTCGGTCGGGACCCCCGGCGACCCGCCGCCGCCGCAGGTCGTCGAGGCGCTCGGCACCTCCGGCGCGGAGCGCGGCTACCCGCCCTCGCTCGGCAGCCCCCGCCTCCTCGAGGCGGCGCGGGCCTACGTCGGCCGCCGCTTCGACGTCGAGCTCGAGCGTCGCCACGTCGCGATCTGCATCGGCACCAAGGAGTTCGTGGCCGGCATCCCGCAGTGGCTGAAGCTGCGCGACCCCTCCCGCGACACCGTGCTCTACCCGGGGATCGCCTACCCGACCTACGAGATGGGGGCGCTCCTCGCCGGCTGCCGGGCGGTCGCCGTCGCGGCCCGCGCCGACGGCTCGCTCGACCTCGACTCGGTGAGCGAGGCGGACGCGGCGCGCGCGCTCTGCCTCTGGCTGAACAGCCCCTCCAACCCGACCGGGGCGCTCGACGACCTCGGCGCCGCCGCGGCCTGGGGGCGGGCGCGGGGCGTGCCCGTGCTCTCTGACGAGTGCTACGCCGAGTACACCTGGGAGGGCAGGCCGCGCACGATCCTCGAGCACGGCACCGAGGGGCTGCTCGCGGTGCACTCGATCTCCAAGCGCTCGAACTGCGCCGGGCTGCGCGTCGGCTTCTACGCCGGCGACCCCGAGCTCGTGCATTACCTCGTCGAGGTCCGTCGGCACGCCGGCTTCATGGTCCCCGGGCCGATCCAGCTCGCCGGCGCGCTCGCCCTCGAGGACGACGCGCACGTCGCCGAGCAGCGCGCCCGCTACCTCACCCGCCTCGAGCGGGTCGTCGAGATGCTCTCGGGCGTCGGGGTGAAGGCGAGCATCGCGGGGGGCTCGTTCTACCTCTGGGTGCCCGCCCCCGACGACGAGCGCTCGTCGGAGCGCGAGGAGGGGGAGGGGCCGGAGTGGGGCTTCACCCGCTGGCTCGCGCGCACGGCGGGGATGCTCGTCAGCCCCGGCGACTTCTACGGCCCCGCCGGGCGGGGCTACGTGCGCATCGCCGTGGTCCAGCCCGACGAGCGCATCGAGCTCGCCGCCGAGCGCCTCGCCGCCGCCGGCTGA
- the hflX gene encoding GTPase HflX — protein sequence MTLIERSFRERIVLVGVVSFPRTLSEVEASLDELALLIDTAGADEAERVLQARESPDPATYIGRGKAEELHRICEEVDADTVVFDDELSPAQQRNLERILGRTAIDRSAVILDIFAQNARSEEGRAQVELALLRYRLPRLRGRGLTLSQQAGRIGTRGPGETQLEQDRRRITRRIAKLEVELAGLEATRRTQRRQRRRGAHRSVSLVGYTNGGKSTLLNTLTDSDVLVENRLFATLDPRTRRLELPGGETIVCTDTVGFVSRLPHQLVEAFHSTLEVVADSDLLVHVVDVAGADPEGHMEAVRGVLGEIGAADVPELLAFNKADRDPDSAKRLLAAHDGAVSCSGLTGEGIPELLDVVAAQLRATDRAVELVVPYARGDVLAALHRSGEVLERRDEDGHTVVRVRLDDASRRRFAEFLPPSPQPPSAQPPGPPRRGAQAPSARDRQAPSEREKEVVK from the coding sequence GTGACGCTGATCGAGCGGAGCTTTCGGGAGCGCATCGTCCTCGTCGGGGTGGTCTCGTTCCCCCGCACCCTCTCCGAGGTGGAGGCGAGCCTCGACGAGCTTGCGCTGCTGATCGACACCGCGGGGGCCGACGAGGCCGAGCGGGTGCTGCAGGCGCGCGAGAGCCCCGACCCGGCGACCTACATCGGACGGGGCAAGGCCGAGGAGCTGCACCGCATCTGCGAGGAGGTCGACGCCGACACCGTTGTCTTCGACGACGAGCTGTCACCGGCCCAGCAGCGCAACCTCGAGCGCATCCTCGGCCGCACGGCGATCGACCGCTCGGCGGTGATCCTCGACATCTTCGCCCAGAACGCCCGTTCTGAGGAGGGCCGCGCCCAGGTCGAGCTGGCGCTCCTGCGCTACCGCCTGCCCCGCCTTCGCGGCCGCGGGCTCACCCTCTCCCAGCAGGCCGGGCGGATCGGCACCCGTGGCCCCGGCGAGACCCAGCTCGAGCAGGACCGCCGACGGATCACCCGCCGCATCGCGAAGCTCGAGGTGGAGCTCGCCGGCCTGGAGGCGACGCGCCGCACCCAGCGCCGGCAGCGCCGGCGCGGCGCGCACCGCAGCGTCTCGCTCGTCGGCTACACCAACGGTGGCAAGTCGACGCTCCTCAACACCCTCACCGACTCCGACGTGCTCGTCGAGAACCGCCTCTTCGCGACGCTCGACCCGCGTACCCGGCGCCTCGAGCTGCCCGGCGGCGAGACGATCGTCTGCACCGACACCGTCGGCTTCGTGAGCCGCCTCCCGCACCAGCTCGTGGAGGCCTTCCACTCGACCCTCGAGGTCGTCGCCGACTCCGACCTCCTCGTGCACGTCGTCGACGTCGCCGGCGCAGACCCCGAGGGGCACATGGAGGCGGTGCGCGGCGTCCTCGGGGAGATCGGCGCCGCCGACGTGCCGGAGCTGCTCGCCTTCAACAAGGCCGACCGCGACCCCGACAGCGCGAAGCGCCTGCTCGCCGCGCACGACGGCGCCGTCTCCTGCTCCGGCCTCACGGGGGAGGGGATCCCCGAGCTGCTCGACGTCGTCGCCGCGCAGCTGCGGGCGACCGACCGCGCCGTCGAGCTCGTCGTCCCCTACGCCCGCGGCGACGTGCTCGCCGCCCTGCACCGCTCGGGCGAGGTCCTCGAGCGCCGTGACGAGGACGGGCACACGGTGGTGCGCGTCCGCCTCGACGACGCCTCGCGGCGCCGCTTCGCCGAGTTCCTGCCGCCGAGCCCCCAGCCGCCGAGCGCCCAGCCGCCGGGCCCCCCGCGGCGCGGGGCGCAGGCGCCGTCCGCGCGGGACAGACAGGCGCCGTCCGAGCGAGAGAAAGAGGTCGTGAAGTGA
- the dapF gene encoding diaminopimelate epimerase, producing MGRIDLDKYEALGNDFLVLVDHEGGPAPSAALASALCDRRRGIGADGLIRLTGGPAAFAMELWNADGSTAETSGNGLRCAALAAYRESGSTAPLITTAAAASHCTVKPEAGGGRAEVRVEMGEVRVAEVPSPLASRRAFAVDIGNPHLVLVGERGDVTIEGVGPGLERAVEGGQNVELVSVLGRAALDLEVYERGAGITEACGSGSAAAAAATHAVGLTEAVVVVRNPGGDLTVELSGSPPSAALSGPARHVAAVVVELEEVGAFS from the coding sequence ACTTCCTCGTGCTCGTCGACCACGAGGGGGGGCCGGCGCCCTCGGCGGCGCTCGCGAGCGCGCTCTGCGACCGCCGCCGCGGCATCGGTGCCGACGGCCTCATCCGCCTCACCGGCGGCCCCGCGGCCTTCGCGATGGAGCTGTGGAACGCGGACGGCAGCACCGCCGAGACGAGCGGCAACGGCCTGCGCTGCGCGGCGCTCGCCGCCTACCGCGAGAGCGGGAGCACGGCGCCGTTGATCACCACCGCCGCGGCCGCCTCCCACTGCACGGTGAAGCCCGAGGCGGGCGGGGGGCGGGCCGAGGTGCGCGTCGAGATGGGCGAGGTGCGCGTCGCGGAGGTGCCCTCGCCGCTCGCCTCGCGCCGCGCCTTCGCGGTCGACATCGGCAACCCCCACCTCGTCCTCGTCGGCGAGCGCGGGGACGTGACAATCGAGGGCGTCGGCCCCGGCCTGGAGCGCGCCGTCGAGGGCGGCCAGAACGTCGAGCTGGTGAGCGTGCTGGGGCGCGCCGCGCTCGACCTCGAGGTCTACGAGCGGGGGGCCGGGATCACCGAGGCCTGCGGTTCGGGCTCCGCGGCGGCTGCGGCCGCGACGCACGCCGTGGGCCTCACCGAGGCCGTGGTCGTGGTGCGTAACCCCGGCGGCGACCTCACCGTCGAGCTCTCCGGTTCGCCGCCGAGCGCGGCGCTGAGCGGGCCGGCGCGCCACGTCGCCGCGGTCGTTGTCGAGCTCGAGGAGGTCGGCGCCTTCTCGTGA